CGGGATATCCGATACAATCCATCGAATGACCCGGCGGCGCATATCGCAGACGGACAATTGCATGGGAGTATCTTGCTGCATGAAAACCTACGTGTTTGAGGGCACCGACAAGTACTACCTCGACCCCGAGCTGCGCACCATCGTCAATATGGCGCTGGCGATGGAGAAGCCGATCATCCTGACCGGCGAGGCGGGCACGGGGAAGACGCAACTGGCCTTCGAGACGGCCCGGTCACTCGGCATGCCGCTCGAAGTGCTCCGCTGCAAATCGACGATCAAGGGCGAGGAAGCCTGCTACACGCAGGACACGGTCCTGCGTCTCAACGATGCCCGGTTCGGCAGCGGCAAGACCGGGCGCAGCGTGGACAACTTCTACGACTACGTTGTCTGGGGCCCTATCGGACGCGCTTTCCGCGCGGACGAAAAGGTCGTGTTGCTTCTCGATGAAATCGATAAAACGGAATCGGATGTGCAGGACAACCTGCTCGATATCCTGGACGAGTGCCAGTTCACCATCCGCGAGGTGAACGAGACCATCAAGGCCAAGGTGCGCCCGGCCATCTTCATCACGTCGAACGCGAAGCGGGAACTGTCCGACCCGTTCTTGCGCCGCTGCTTCTGTCA
The sequence above is drawn from the Candidatus Hydrogenedentota bacterium genome and encodes:
- a CDS encoding MoxR family ATPase, encoding MKTYVFEGTDKYYLDPELRTIVNMALAMEKPIILTGEAGTGKTQLAFETARSLGMPLEVLRCKSTIKGEEACYTQDTVLRLNDARFGSGKTGRSVDNFYDYVVWGPIGRAFRADEKVVLLLDEIDKTESDVQDNLLDILDECQFTIREVNETIKAKVRPAIFITSNAKRELSDPFLRRCFCHHIAFPSPDDMRRIINLHYPDTNPKLLKAAIDIFYDLRARGFEKPPATSELLNWVGALEIAGRIPDPQDMPLIGVLLKRAGDIQRFRKGDGPRRAYY